A single region of the Sphaeramia orbicularis chromosome 6, fSphaOr1.1, whole genome shotgun sequence genome encodes:
- the phrf1 gene encoding PHD and RING finger domain-containing protein 1 isoform X1 yields the protein MDEDDSQDELINCSKSQNKGKRAALWAISDDSDDAEEESGEGESDSGEDEEEGPLDGEEDEEDEEEGNEEDDDEEEEEEEEEDDKAVEGATGGTSADLADMSSDEEADKCPICLNSFNSQPVATPENCVHYFCLDCILEWAKNANLCPIDRINFNNIHLRKCYGGKVQKVITVQKPAKQEQQEVVDVDLEQTSCEVCGGSDREDRLLLCDGCDAGYHMECLTPPLDAVPVEEWFCPECEVNNRQSRGSAEEVSDTESLPSTARPSSSRSQSRFAGPTRAIARTQHSERVRANVNRSRITQARTSQLAPTYLIQSTWLDETINAVVAGLNTAVYVRDFTPRVPTRRRRRQTGKRRKVKSKKTSSAKGKNGKAASTGVKRRKRKMRRTKSKKKLMAKRTVTPRGRIANNLGIVKDKKSSSLPTVYRPSEHTLSSMRADIGAASLSIYGDPFDLDPFVDREEEEQQTHVSSLLQAKRRGISHSAFRSHQPVARPVTASLSRRGVDVPQSGGVVEAAPVPDLLGSILSGQSMLLMDSSDVVINRDGSLKATKPMSLPLSVKPSCSSSSGDISTCVNPVMSPNHADISSSLQCNRNLPGTSESSLERHFSQSSSRFPPLTPSTTSHREPGPHSNLPPRGHPGLQAPHPRGPTLAAGHQGINRARDHRETMSSSSHLTSDSSSKSKGPAPSQSQPKKAPTKPMWVDVSVLPRIPKIKRESSVSADDATSQVGSSGSDRRSSRASSSSSTTSINSYGTRETGINSLAGDKGRQHSVDQQQGRTDGQAQRHRADGAGSSSSFSNSFSSSSSSTGSHSSQPCCSSLSSSSSSVSFRISSSGNSWHSRRLSITSPTTSGGNMQERRKQKEDEARKRQLHRDKQMLLASHTVSKEEDCNTIYDPFNPTVSDSSTSDDEGESKSWESSSRLTTLEGRSPSLGNKEYLVQNNQDSVQVKTEKQESPVSRGELETAAAQETVSRELGFPKEDIKVEQETTFVDTNIETQSALLKNTVKKEPDDADKAESCGHSLKKYLDSDTEETTQLVHHHSRDILKTEKDIKKEESGHNTGTPNTVSSNSWKTPPDSSSASTEKKQKTDAKSESRSKSPSRDSGNIKKTSKKHVSSKEQRTRSSSSETDRCRRGDRTTSTQGGSQKGKDKDRVKSSRRSRSKERRRAHTDSDSSRSNSPDRSSRKRRRSRSRSKNRRRSRSGSSSSSREHSRGRKHKRRSKERYDGRERDHERRRVTKDKRRDRSRSRSRSRDNRRARSRSRSRDNRRGRSRSRSRSRDNRRGRSRSRSRSRDNRRGRSRSKSRSRSRERRKDHITQPSSALSSRDRVESRSREQRRGRSRSSSREKKKEDGSSKSSQKTPGSGISSLKDTKVSKEKKKDKDCPVKEDKIAKTSKREVPSSTSVSKVKKEASDLKTDEQVTKVETVKKLKDVKEIKKEKPPLFDMFEDSPINTPVKKEEVDTPIPSLPECIKEEGTLEDPIKVEASEMKTVKSEPSSPDRCHVNPDLSLSVVTTSSPPSVCTPLTASPLLTDATEQPNTDVLTVPVKQEAQQPSDSDEDFNVDVMLDNLDFVKSESAEGKGASVKQEKEVEEVKNEGEQVLAVVGAKSKTQVKRVTWNIQEPEGPQPEKSASKVALYKLKLKQEGVRRPSSAVPTSTQDISGAVSVSDSPKKAGAGAHIFSSRSDSSHPEELLTTGQGVAEEDVSRKDQQYLKKLHMQERAIEEVKLAIKPFYQRRDINKDEYKEILRKAVQKVCHSKSGEINPVKVGNLVKAYVDKYKHARKHKKGEDSGRSEGSQSEAMKTSDSP from the exons ATGGATGAAGATGACAGCCAGGATGAGCTGATCAACTGCAGTAAATCCCAGAACAAAGGGAAACGAGCTGCATTGTGGGCTATCTCAG ATGACTCGGATGATGCAGAAGAGGAGTCTGGGGAGGGAGAGTCTGACAGtggagaggatgaagaagagggtCCTCTAGAtggagaggaagatgaggaagatgaagaagaaggaaaTGAGGAGGATG atgatgaagaggaggaggaggaggaagaggaggatgataaAGCTGTGGAGGGAGCGACTGGGGGAACCTCTGCTGACCTTGCAGATATGAGCTCAGATGAGGAAGCAGACAAGTGTCCCATCTGCCTTAATTCATTCAATAGCCAGCCTGTGGCGACACCAGAGAACTGTGTACACTACTTTTGCCTTGACTGCATCCTTGAATGGGCCAAA AATGCAAACTTATGTCCCATAGACCGAATCAACTTCAACAATATCCATTTGAGAAAATGCTATGGAGGCAAAGTGCAGAAAGTG ATCACAGTGCAAAAGCCTGCAAAGCAGGAACAGCAGGAGGTAGTGGATGTGGACCTGGAGCAGACCAGCTGTGAGGTTTGTGGGGGCAGTGATCGTGAAGACCGTCTGTTGCTCTGCGATGGTTGTGATGCTGG GTATCACATGGAGTGTCTCACACCACCACTTGATGCTGTTCCTGTCGAGGAATGGTTCTGTCCTGAGTGTGAAGTCAACAACCGTCAATCAA GGGGGTCAGCCGAGGAAGTGAGTGACACAGAGTCCCTACCCTCTACTGCCCGTCCTAGTTCTAGTCGCTCTCAGTCCCGCTTTGCAGGTCCCACCCGAGCTATTGCCCGTACCCAGCACAGTGAGAGAGTTCGAGCCAACGTCAACCGCAGCCGCATCACACAGGCACGAACTTCACAG CTCGCTCCTACATATCTGATCCAGTCCACTTGGCTGGATGAGACCATTAATGCTGTGGTGGCTGGCCTCAACACTGCTGTGTATGTACGGGATTTTACACCTCGTGTCCCTacgcggcggcggcggcggcagacTG GGAAGCGCAGAAAAGTCAAAAGCAAGAAAACATCGTCTGCCAAGGGTAAAAATGGAAAAGCTGCAAGTACGGGCGTAAAGAGACGAAAACGGAAAATGAGGAGAACCAAATCAAAAAAGAAGTTG ATGGCAAAAAGGACAGTCACTCCTCGAGGTCGCATTGCTAATAATCTTGGAATTGTAAAAGACAAGAAGAGCTCTTCTCTTCCAACAGTGTACCGACCATCAGAACACACACTAAGTAGCATGCGTGCTGACATTGGTGCTGCATCTCTCTCTATCTATGGAGATCCATTTGACCTGGATCCATTTGTGGACCG tgaGGAGGAAGAGCAGCAGACCCATGTCTCATCATTGTTGCAGGCCAAAAGACGTGGGATCTCTCACTCTGCCTTTCGCTCTCACCAGCCTGTGGCTCGACCAGTCACTGCAAGTCTTTCCAG GAGAGGTGTGGATGTCCCCCAGTCTGGGGGCGTCGTTGAGGCAGCTCCTGTGCCTGATCTGCTGGGCAGCATCCTATCAGGACAAAGCATGCTCCTAATGGACAGCTCTGATGTTGTCATAAATCGAGATGGTTCCCTTAAAGCTACAAAACCAA TGAGTTTACCATTGTCAGTTAAGCCAAGTTGCAGCAGTAGCTCAGGAGATATCAGCACGTGTGTCAATCCAGTAATGTCACCAAACCATGCAGACATATCATCATCACTCCAGTGCAACAGAAACCTACCAGGAACCTCCGAGAGCTCTCTAGAGAGACATTTTTCTCAGAGCTCTTCTCGCTTTCCACCACTCACACCCTCCACCACCAGTCACCGTGAACCAGGGCCCCATTCCAATTTACCACCCCGAGGTCATCCAGGTTTGCAAGCGCCTCATCCAAGAGGACCAACCCTTGCAGCGGGTCACCAGGGAATCAACAGAGCTAGAGACCACAGGGAAACCATGTCCTCATCCTCCCATCTTACCTCTGACTCCAGTTCCAAGAGCAAAGGACCGGCTCCATCACAGTCTCAACCTAAAAAAGCACCTACAAAGCCCATGTGGGTAGATGTGTCTGTGCTACCCAGGATACCGAAAATAAAAAGGGAAAGTAGTGTGAGTGCAGACGATGCCACTAGTCAAGTTGGAAGTAGTGGTAGTGATAGAAGAAGCAGTAGAGCAAGTAGTAGTAGCTCCACTACCAGTATTAATAGTTATGGTACACGTGAAACTGGCATAAACAGCCTTGCTGGGGACAAGGGAAGGCAGCATAGTGTAGACCAGCAACAGGGCAGGACTGATGGTCAGGCCCAGAGACACAGGGCTGATGGAGCAGGCTCATCATCAAGTTTCTCAaattctttctcctcctcttcatcctccaccGGATCTCATAGCAGCCAGCCCTGTTGTTCCTCTTtatcctcttcatcatcatcggtGAGCTTCCGCATTAGCTCAAGTGGGAACTCATGGCATTCAAGGCGGCTAAGCATTACATCACCCACTACAAGTGGAGGCAACATGCAGGAACGCCGTAAACAAAAAGAAGATGAAGCAAGAAAGAGACAGTTGCACAGAGATAAACAGATGCTGCTAGCGTCACATACAGTCAGTAAGGAAGAGGACTGTAATACCATTTATGATCCTTTCAATCCCACTGTGTCAGACTCAAGCACCTCAGACGACGAAGGTGAGAGCAAAAGCTGGGAGAGTAGCTCTCGACTTACCACACTTGAAGGGAGGTCTCCTAGTTTAGGAAACAAGGAATATTTAGTGCAAAACAACCAGGACTCAGTTCaagtgaaaactgaaaaacagGAGAGTCCAGTCTCCCGAGGTGAACTGGAGACAGCTGCTGCTCAGGAAACTGTATCGCGGGAATTAGGATTCCCAAAAGAAGACATAAAGGTTGAACAAGAGACAACGTTTGTAGACACTAATATTGAGACTCAATCAGCATTACTTAAGAATACAGTGAAAAAAGAGCCAGATGATGCAGACAAAGCTGAAAGCTGTGgtcacagtttaaaaaaatatttggactCTGATACAGAAGAGACCACACAACTTGTTCATCATCACAGTCGGGATATTTTAAAGactgaaaaagacattaaaaaagaGGAAAGTGGGCATAATACTGGAACTCCGAACACGGTGTCCTCCAACTCTTGGAAAACTCCACCAGACTCCAGCTCAGcttccactgaaaaaaaacaaaagacagatgCAAAGTCTGAATCCCGCTCCAAGTCCCCATCAAGAGATTCAGGCAATATAAAGAAAACCTCCAAAAAACATGTGTCATCTAAGGAGCAGCGGACTAGATCCAGCAGTTCAGAAACTGACAGATGTAGGAGAGGAGACCGCACTACTTCAACCCAGGGAGGAAGTCAGAAAGGAAAGGATAAGGACAGAGTAAAGTCTTCCAGGCGATCAAGATCAAAAGAAAGGAGACGAGCGCACACAGACTCTGACAGCTCCCGGTCCAACTCCCCTGACAGAAGTTCCCGAAAGAGACGACGTTCACGGTCACGATCCAAGAACAGGAGGCGATCCAG ATCTGGTTCCAGCTCTAGCAGCAGAGAGCATTCAAGGGGGAGGAAGCATAAACGAAGGAGCAAGGAGAGGTATGATGGCAGAGAAAGAGATCACGAGAGAAGACGTGTGACAAAGGACAAACGACGTGACCGGTCTCGGTCTAGATCTAGATCAAGAGACAACAGACGTGCTCGGTCCAGGTCTAGATCAAGAGACAACAGACGTGGTCGGTCTCGGTCAAGATCTAGATCAAGAGACAACAGACGTGGTCGTTCTCGGTCAAGATCTAGATCAAGAGACAACAGACGTGGTCGGTCTCGGTCAAAATCACGGTCCAGGTCCAGGGAAAGGAGAAAAGATCACATAACCCAGCCATCATCAGCTCTCTCCTCCAGAGACAGAGTGGAATCACGATCAAGAGAACAGAGGAGAGGCAGGTCTAGGTCCAGCTCtagagagaagaagaaagaagatggGTCATCCAAGAGCTCACAGAAAACACCAGGGTCTGGTATTTcatccttaaaagacacaaaagtgtcaaaggagaagaaaaaagacaaggaTTGCCCTGTCAAAGAGGACAAAATTGCTAAAACCAGTAAACGAGAGGTTCCCTCCTCCACATCTGTATCGAAGGTAAAAAAGGAAGCATCAGACTTAAAGACAGACGAACAGGTTACAAAAGTTGAGACAGTAAAAAAGTTAAAAGATGTTAAAGAAATTAAGAAAGAAAAACCACCATTATTTGATATGTTTGAAGATTCTCCCATTAATACACCAGTTAAGAAAGAAGAAGTTGACACTCCTATTCCCTCATTACCTGAATGCATCAAAGAGGAAGGAACTCTAGAAGACCCCATTAAGGTTGAGGCTAGTGAAATGAAAACAGTTAAATCAGAGCCGAGTTCCCCTGATCGATGTCACGTAAACCCAGACCTGTCACTTTCTGTAGTGACCACAAGCTCCCCTCCTTCAGTATGTACCCCTCTCACTGCCTCTCCACTGTTAACAGACGCAACAGAGCAGCCTAACACTGATGTGTTGACTGTCCCTGTAAAGCAGGAAGCTCAGCAACCTTCGGACTCTGATGAAGATTTCAACGTTGATGTGATGCTAGACAACTTGGACTTTGTGAAGTCTGAGTCTGCAGAGGGAAAAGGTGCTTCTGTCAAACAGGAGAAAGAAGTGGAAGAGGTGAAGAATGAGGGAGAGCAGGTTTTGGCTGTGGTGGGAGCTAAATCCAAGACTCAGGTGAAAAGGGTGACCTGGAATATACAGGAGCCAGAGGGGCCTCAACCAGAGAAATCAGCAAGCA AGGTGGCTCTatataaactgaaactgaagcaggaAGGAGTTCGCAGACCTTCTTCTGCAGTCCCCACATCCACTCAG GACATTTCTGGAGCTGTGTCTGTCAGTGATTCACCAAAGAAGGCTGGTGCTGGTGCACACATTTTCTCCTCTAGATCTGATAGTTCACATCCTGAAGAACTGCTCACCACAGGACAGGGAGTAGCAGAGGAAGATGTATCAAGGAAAGACCAG CAGTATTTGAAGAAGCTGCACATGCAGGAGAGGGCTATAGAAGAGGTTAAACTAGCAATCAAGCCTTTCTACCAGAGGAGAGACATCAACAAGGATGAATACAAGGAGATTCTACGTAAAGCCGTCCAGAAA GTGTGCCACAGCAAGAGCGGGGAGATCAACCCAGTGAAGGTGGGCAATCTCGTCAAAGCATATGTGGACAAATATAAACATGCTAGGAAACACAAGAAAGGAGAGGATTCAGGGAGGTCAGAGGGGTCTCAGTCTGAGGCCATGAAAACCTCTGACAGCCCATGA
- the phrf1 gene encoding PHD and RING finger domain-containing protein 1 isoform X2, translating to MDEDDSQDELINCSKSQNKGKRAALWAISDDSDDAEEESGEGESDSGEDEEEGPLDGEEDEEDEEEGNEEDDDEEEEEEEEEDDKAVEGATGGTSADLADMSSDEEADKCPICLNSFNSQPVATPENCVHYFCLDCILEWAKNANLCPIDRINFNNIHLRKCYGGKVQKVITVQKPAKQEQQEVVDVDLEQTSCEVCGGSDREDRLLLCDGCDAGYHMECLTPPLDAVPVEEWFCPECEVNNRQSRGSAEEVSDTESLPSTARPSSSRSQSRFAGPTRAIARTQHSERVRANVNRSRITQARTSQLAPTYLIQSTWLDETINAVVAGLNTAVYVRDFTPRVPTRRRRRQTGKRRKVKSKKTSSAKGKNGKAASTGVKRRKRKMRRTKSKKKLMAKRTVTPRGRIANNLGIVKDKKSSSLPTVYRPSEHTLSSMRADIGAASLSIYGDPFDLDPFVDREEEEQQTHVSSLLQAKRRGISHSAFRSHQPVARPVTASLSRRGVDVPQSGGVVEAAPVPDLLGSILSGQSMLLMDSSDVVINRDGSLKATKPMSLPLSVKPSCSSSSGDISTCVNPVMSPNHADISSSLQCNRNLPGTSESSLERHFSQSSSRFPPLTPSTTSHREPGPHSNLPPRGHPGLQAPHPRGPTLAAGHQGINRARDHRETMSSSSHLTSDSSSKSKGPAPSQSQPKKAPTKPMWVDVSVLPRIPKIKRESSVSADDATSQVGSSGSDRRSSRASSSSSTTSINSYGTRETGINSLAGDKGRQHSVDQQQGRTDGQAQRHRADGAGSSSSFSNSFSSSSSSTGSHSSQPCCSSLSSSSSSVSFRISSSGNSWHSRRLSITSPTTSGGNMQERRKQKEDEARKRQLHRDKQMLLASHTVSKEEDCNTIYDPFNPTVSDSSTSDDEGESKSWESSSRLTTLEGRSPSLGNKEYLVQNNQDSVQVKTEKQESPVSRGELETAAAQETVSRELGFPKEDIKVEQETTFVDTNIETQSALLKNTVKKEPDDADKAESCGHSLKKYLDSDTEETTQLVHHHSRDILKTEKDIKKEESGHNTGTPNTVSSNSWKTPPDSSSASTEKKQKTDAKSESRSKSPSRDSGNIKKTSKKHVSSKEQRTRSSSSETDRCRRGDRTTSTQGGSQKGKDKDRVKSSRRSRSKERRRAHTDSDSSRSNSPDRSSRKRRRSRSRSKNRRRSRSGSSSSSREHSRGRKHKRRSKERYDGRERDHERRRVTKDKRRDRSRSRSRSRDNRRARSRSRSRDNRRGRSRSRSRSRDNRRGRSRSRSRSRDNRRGRSRSKSRSRSRERRKDHITQPSSALSSRDRVESRSREQRRGRSRSSSREKKKEDGSSKSSQKTPGSGISSLKDTKVSKEKKKDKDCPVKEDKIAKTSKREVPSSTSVSKVKKEASDLKTDEQVTKVETVKKLKDVKEIKKEKPPLFDMFEDSPINTPVKKEEVDTPIPSLPECIKEEGTLEDPIKVEASEMKTVKSEPSSPDRCHVNPDLSLSVVTTSSPPSVCTPLTASPLLTDATEQPNTDVLTVPVKQEAQQPSDSDEDFNVDVMLDNLDFVKSESAEGKGASVKQEKEVEEVKNEGEQVLAVVGAKSKTQVKRVTWNIQEPEGPQPEKSASKVALYKLKLKQEGVRRPSSAVPTSTQDISGAVSVSDSPKKAGAGAHIFSSRSDSSHPEELLTTGQGVAEEDVSRKDQYLKKLHMQERAIEEVKLAIKPFYQRRDINKDEYKEILRKAVQKVCHSKSGEINPVKVGNLVKAYVDKYKHARKHKKGEDSGRSEGSQSEAMKTSDSP from the exons ATGGATGAAGATGACAGCCAGGATGAGCTGATCAACTGCAGTAAATCCCAGAACAAAGGGAAACGAGCTGCATTGTGGGCTATCTCAG ATGACTCGGATGATGCAGAAGAGGAGTCTGGGGAGGGAGAGTCTGACAGtggagaggatgaagaagagggtCCTCTAGAtggagaggaagatgaggaagatgaagaagaaggaaaTGAGGAGGATG atgatgaagaggaggaggaggaggaagaggaggatgataaAGCTGTGGAGGGAGCGACTGGGGGAACCTCTGCTGACCTTGCAGATATGAGCTCAGATGAGGAAGCAGACAAGTGTCCCATCTGCCTTAATTCATTCAATAGCCAGCCTGTGGCGACACCAGAGAACTGTGTACACTACTTTTGCCTTGACTGCATCCTTGAATGGGCCAAA AATGCAAACTTATGTCCCATAGACCGAATCAACTTCAACAATATCCATTTGAGAAAATGCTATGGAGGCAAAGTGCAGAAAGTG ATCACAGTGCAAAAGCCTGCAAAGCAGGAACAGCAGGAGGTAGTGGATGTGGACCTGGAGCAGACCAGCTGTGAGGTTTGTGGGGGCAGTGATCGTGAAGACCGTCTGTTGCTCTGCGATGGTTGTGATGCTGG GTATCACATGGAGTGTCTCACACCACCACTTGATGCTGTTCCTGTCGAGGAATGGTTCTGTCCTGAGTGTGAAGTCAACAACCGTCAATCAA GGGGGTCAGCCGAGGAAGTGAGTGACACAGAGTCCCTACCCTCTACTGCCCGTCCTAGTTCTAGTCGCTCTCAGTCCCGCTTTGCAGGTCCCACCCGAGCTATTGCCCGTACCCAGCACAGTGAGAGAGTTCGAGCCAACGTCAACCGCAGCCGCATCACACAGGCACGAACTTCACAG CTCGCTCCTACATATCTGATCCAGTCCACTTGGCTGGATGAGACCATTAATGCTGTGGTGGCTGGCCTCAACACTGCTGTGTATGTACGGGATTTTACACCTCGTGTCCCTacgcggcggcggcggcggcagacTG GGAAGCGCAGAAAAGTCAAAAGCAAGAAAACATCGTCTGCCAAGGGTAAAAATGGAAAAGCTGCAAGTACGGGCGTAAAGAGACGAAAACGGAAAATGAGGAGAACCAAATCAAAAAAGAAGTTG ATGGCAAAAAGGACAGTCACTCCTCGAGGTCGCATTGCTAATAATCTTGGAATTGTAAAAGACAAGAAGAGCTCTTCTCTTCCAACAGTGTACCGACCATCAGAACACACACTAAGTAGCATGCGTGCTGACATTGGTGCTGCATCTCTCTCTATCTATGGAGATCCATTTGACCTGGATCCATTTGTGGACCG tgaGGAGGAAGAGCAGCAGACCCATGTCTCATCATTGTTGCAGGCCAAAAGACGTGGGATCTCTCACTCTGCCTTTCGCTCTCACCAGCCTGTGGCTCGACCAGTCACTGCAAGTCTTTCCAG GAGAGGTGTGGATGTCCCCCAGTCTGGGGGCGTCGTTGAGGCAGCTCCTGTGCCTGATCTGCTGGGCAGCATCCTATCAGGACAAAGCATGCTCCTAATGGACAGCTCTGATGTTGTCATAAATCGAGATGGTTCCCTTAAAGCTACAAAACCAA TGAGTTTACCATTGTCAGTTAAGCCAAGTTGCAGCAGTAGCTCAGGAGATATCAGCACGTGTGTCAATCCAGTAATGTCACCAAACCATGCAGACATATCATCATCACTCCAGTGCAACAGAAACCTACCAGGAACCTCCGAGAGCTCTCTAGAGAGACATTTTTCTCAGAGCTCTTCTCGCTTTCCACCACTCACACCCTCCACCACCAGTCACCGTGAACCAGGGCCCCATTCCAATTTACCACCCCGAGGTCATCCAGGTTTGCAAGCGCCTCATCCAAGAGGACCAACCCTTGCAGCGGGTCACCAGGGAATCAACAGAGCTAGAGACCACAGGGAAACCATGTCCTCATCCTCCCATCTTACCTCTGACTCCAGTTCCAAGAGCAAAGGACCGGCTCCATCACAGTCTCAACCTAAAAAAGCACCTACAAAGCCCATGTGGGTAGATGTGTCTGTGCTACCCAGGATACCGAAAATAAAAAGGGAAAGTAGTGTGAGTGCAGACGATGCCACTAGTCAAGTTGGAAGTAGTGGTAGTGATAGAAGAAGCAGTAGAGCAAGTAGTAGTAGCTCCACTACCAGTATTAATAGTTATGGTACACGTGAAACTGGCATAAACAGCCTTGCTGGGGACAAGGGAAGGCAGCATAGTGTAGACCAGCAACAGGGCAGGACTGATGGTCAGGCCCAGAGACACAGGGCTGATGGAGCAGGCTCATCATCAAGTTTCTCAaattctttctcctcctcttcatcctccaccGGATCTCATAGCAGCCAGCCCTGTTGTTCCTCTTtatcctcttcatcatcatcggtGAGCTTCCGCATTAGCTCAAGTGGGAACTCATGGCATTCAAGGCGGCTAAGCATTACATCACCCACTACAAGTGGAGGCAACATGCAGGAACGCCGTAAACAAAAAGAAGATGAAGCAAGAAAGAGACAGTTGCACAGAGATAAACAGATGCTGCTAGCGTCACATACAGTCAGTAAGGAAGAGGACTGTAATACCATTTATGATCCTTTCAATCCCACTGTGTCAGACTCAAGCACCTCAGACGACGAAGGTGAGAGCAAAAGCTGGGAGAGTAGCTCTCGACTTACCACACTTGAAGGGAGGTCTCCTAGTTTAGGAAACAAGGAATATTTAGTGCAAAACAACCAGGACTCAGTTCaagtgaaaactgaaaaacagGAGAGTCCAGTCTCCCGAGGTGAACTGGAGACAGCTGCTGCTCAGGAAACTGTATCGCGGGAATTAGGATTCCCAAAAGAAGACATAAAGGTTGAACAAGAGACAACGTTTGTAGACACTAATATTGAGACTCAATCAGCATTACTTAAGAATACAGTGAAAAAAGAGCCAGATGATGCAGACAAAGCTGAAAGCTGTGgtcacagtttaaaaaaatatttggactCTGATACAGAAGAGACCACACAACTTGTTCATCATCACAGTCGGGATATTTTAAAGactgaaaaagacattaaaaaagaGGAAAGTGGGCATAATACTGGAACTCCGAACACGGTGTCCTCCAACTCTTGGAAAACTCCACCAGACTCCAGCTCAGcttccactgaaaaaaaacaaaagacagatgCAAAGTCTGAATCCCGCTCCAAGTCCCCATCAAGAGATTCAGGCAATATAAAGAAAACCTCCAAAAAACATGTGTCATCTAAGGAGCAGCGGACTAGATCCAGCAGTTCAGAAACTGACAGATGTAGGAGAGGAGACCGCACTACTTCAACCCAGGGAGGAAGTCAGAAAGGAAAGGATAAGGACAGAGTAAAGTCTTCCAGGCGATCAAGATCAAAAGAAAGGAGACGAGCGCACACAGACTCTGACAGCTCCCGGTCCAACTCCCCTGACAGAAGTTCCCGAAAGAGACGACGTTCACGGTCACGATCCAAGAACAGGAGGCGATCCAG ATCTGGTTCCAGCTCTAGCAGCAGAGAGCATTCAAGGGGGAGGAAGCATAAACGAAGGAGCAAGGAGAGGTATGATGGCAGAGAAAGAGATCACGAGAGAAGACGTGTGACAAAGGACAAACGACGTGACCGGTCTCGGTCTAGATCTAGATCAAGAGACAACAGACGTGCTCGGTCCAGGTCTAGATCAAGAGACAACAGACGTGGTCGGTCTCGGTCAAGATCTAGATCAAGAGACAACAGACGTGGTCGTTCTCGGTCAAGATCTAGATCAAGAGACAACAGACGTGGTCGGTCTCGGTCAAAATCACGGTCCAGGTCCAGGGAAAGGAGAAAAGATCACATAACCCAGCCATCATCAGCTCTCTCCTCCAGAGACAGAGTGGAATCACGATCAAGAGAACAGAGGAGAGGCAGGTCTAGGTCCAGCTCtagagagaagaagaaagaagatggGTCATCCAAGAGCTCACAGAAAACACCAGGGTCTGGTATTTcatccttaaaagacacaaaagtgtcaaaggagaagaaaaaagacaaggaTTGCCCTGTCAAAGAGGACAAAATTGCTAAAACCAGTAAACGAGAGGTTCCCTCCTCCACATCTGTATCGAAGGTAAAAAAGGAAGCATCAGACTTAAAGACAGACGAACAGGTTACAAAAGTTGAGACAGTAAAAAAGTTAAAAGATGTTAAAGAAATTAAGAAAGAAAAACCACCATTATTTGATATGTTTGAAGATTCTCCCATTAATACACCAGTTAAGAAAGAAGAAGTTGACACTCCTATTCCCTCATTACCTGAATGCATCAAAGAGGAAGGAACTCTAGAAGACCCCATTAAGGTTGAGGCTAGTGAAATGAAAACAGTTAAATCAGAGCCGAGTTCCCCTGATCGATGTCACGTAAACCCAGACCTGTCACTTTCTGTAGTGACCACAAGCTCCCCTCCTTCAGTATGTACCCCTCTCACTGCCTCTCCACTGTTAACAGACGCAACAGAGCAGCCTAACACTGATGTGTTGACTGTCCCTGTAAAGCAGGAAGCTCAGCAACCTTCGGACTCTGATGAAGATTTCAACGTTGATGTGATGCTAGACAACTTGGACTTTGTGAAGTCTGAGTCTGCAGAGGGAAAAGGTGCTTCTGTCAAACAGGAGAAAGAAGTGGAAGAGGTGAAGAATGAGGGAGAGCAGGTTTTGGCTGTGGTGGGAGCTAAATCCAAGACTCAGGTGAAAAGGGTGACCTGGAATATACAGGAGCCAGAGGGGCCTCAACCAGAGAAATCAGCAAGCA AGGTGGCTCTatataaactgaaactgaagcaggaAGGAGTTCGCAGACCTTCTTCTGCAGTCCCCACATCCACTCAG GACATTTCTGGAGCTGTGTCTGTCAGTGATTCACCAAAGAAGGCTGGTGCTGGTGCACACATTTTCTCCTCTAGATCTGATAGTTCACATCCTGAAGAACTGCTCACCACAGGACAGGGAGTAGCAGAGGAAGATGTATCAAGGAAAGACCAG TATTTGAAGAAGCTGCACATGCAGGAGAGGGCTATAGAAGAGGTTAAACTAGCAATCAAGCCTTTCTACCAGAGGAGAGACATCAACAAGGATGAATACAAGGAGATTCTACGTAAAGCCGTCCAGAAA GTGTGCCACAGCAAGAGCGGGGAGATCAACCCAGTGAAGGTGGGCAATCTCGTCAAAGCATATGTGGACAAATATAAACATGCTAGGAAACACAAGAAAGGAGAGGATTCAGGGAGGTCAGAGGGGTCTCAGTCTGAGGCCATGAAAACCTCTGACAGCCCATGA